aggaggagcggaggagaggcacggacacgcacTCTGGCAAGGGGGTAGTGGTGCGGGGGTGCAGGGGAATACGCAGCGGACGAGTTGGTACGGGGGCGGAGCggaggcgaggcagcgctgcttctctgttcgcgctgcctgcgtgtgactcgagtctgtgtgcgtgtgcgccccCTGCGCCCCCTGCGGCCCTCGGccccctcgcctctcttgcGCGGTTCGCTTTGCTTGTTTCATTGCCTTGCCTGTCTATTGATACCGTTGAGTTGTCCAGGCTTCCGTGTGGAGATTGCTCACACCGTATTACGGCATGCGGCGGGTTGAGGCGaccgagagggaggggcatgGCATATGCCGGCAGAGTGCAGGGCCTCAGAGGGCCCtgggctgcggctggccaaccTCCTCGCTGAGCTCCTGCGGCATGCACCCAGGCCACCCGCCCCTGCTGCCTGcacgccgcaccaccgcctccgccctcgagcagggcTCTGAAGGTGGCCCTGTGGGATCATGGCATGCAGTGCACGCTGGCCCGTGTGGCGccgatcgcgcagcacgtgtgCGAGGAAGGGATGAGCGAGGGCAAGATGAGCCGGTAAGGCGCATGGCCCGATTCAACGGCAGGCAGTGCGTCCTTGGCGACGCAGATGTAGCCGGAGTGCGACAGGTGCGCGTGGGCTGCGGCTGTatgcgtgcacgtgtcgaCACTCGGAGTTGGTGGAGTGGGACGTTGATCACGAAATGCTTTGCTTCCCCTGGTGAGCACGCGGAGCGATAAATAATAAATGCAACGGCGTGGCGACAGGAGTACATATCATACACATCTATACCTCTCTATATGCACTGGCAAACCATCAAAACGTCACACACTTTGGTTTCCTCTCCGACCGCCGCCCTCTGCCCTCGCCCGAACGGAcagagcgcgtgcgcgtgcctcctTCTCTTGTGTTTCTTGTTTCCTTGCTTTGTGCTCTTTGTCCTTCATTATTGTCACCGTTCTTCGACCGATTCAACCCAACAGCGTcaccggcgccactgccgcccccccttcatggagaggggaggggccgaGGGGCGCCGAGCTCTGTGGTGCTGCCACACACTAGGGCTGtgctctgcgcgtgcgcgtgcgcccgCACATCTCTCCATGCAGGCatgtctgtgcgtgcacacacgtgcacgcccGTGTGCATGAatatgtgtacgtgtgtgcgcgtgtgccttgTGGCCGCGCAGGTCCTCTTTGCATGGATGCCTCCTGAtctgcccccctctctctcttctctctgctGCACCCTCGCGCGCGCCTCACGGGCGCCTCTCGGCGAAGCCCGGTGATGGTGGGGAGCAGCCCAGGCGTGCACGcgggcaccggcacacgGGAGCCGGGAGcaggcatgcgcacacaaaGGCATTCGCTCTGCTATACTGGTGAGACGCAGCGCCGAGATGCATTGCCGGCAGCCGTCTGCGCGCTGTaggcggcgcaggtggtgctgctgcgtcggcaTCGCCTGATGTGACTTGGTTTTGTGGTTGCTCGGCCGCGTGGAGCGGTGGTGTGCCGCACGTGAGGGTCGCTGTGTCCTCTCGCGCCGTCGTGATGGATGCGTCTTCTGTTCTCTGGACTTGTGGAGGGGGGATATacgggcggtggtggtggcggcgcggagtgggccgcgctgctgccctcctgcgcacacgcacacagcggcCCCtcgacccccctcctcctctgcacgcGCCGCTCCAACGGCGTCACACAGGTGCACCTACGACAAcgcggaagggggagagcggcgccgagAAGCGGCGGACGGCAggccctgcagctgcggccctcggcgctctcgctccctcaTCGCTCGGCCTCGCTGTGTGCCGCGCGGTTGCTTGGCTGCCGCGGCCACACGAAGGGGGCGGGGCCGAGGGCCGAGGGCAGACGTGTGCGCTGGCTGTGTGCGGTGCGAGGCGGGGATGAGCGTGGGAGAGGCGGGCAAGGCTTGCCAGGAGGGTGGCAGGCAGCGCCCTCCGTCCTCCCCGCTCGGACCGCTTCTGCGGCGCTTCCGtctcgccctcgctgccgttgcggcgTGTCTCGCGTCCGCCGGCCGCCTCTCCGCATGTGCTTGCCCTGCGTGCATGCCGGCAAGGGGCGCATGTGCACccgctgtgcgcgcctcgcAGCGCCACGTGCCCGTGTCCTGGCCACTTTCCCCCGCATTgatctctctgtctctcctctctcctcccccgctTTCACTCCTGCCCACACCCcacatccctccccctctcgcaacacacgcacacgtgaacgacaccgtgtgcgtgggcgtgcaaCAGCAACGACAGCAGACATCGCCTTGCCAAGCCTCGACTCACTTccgctctcgccccccctctcccctctgcccACCACCCGCCCCGCTCCTCGTCAGCTCTGTGGCGCAGTCTCGACCGCCCTACCGGTCTTTCTCCCGTCCACCTCCGCGTTGCCCTTCTCAGCTGTCCGGCGTTGTGGACTCGCGAAGATGGCGTACAACATCAACATTCTCATCTACGTCGTCCTCCAGTTCATCGCGTTCGTTTTCGTGCTGGTGGCTACGCCGATCGACATGTTCCGCGGCAGGAACGGTTTGTTCTTGAATTTTTGCCTGACGTTATGGGGTATAAAATGGGGTTGCTCCAACACCTCGTACCATCTCACGTCGGAGGAGGTGTGGGTCAATTGTTCGGAGCGCCGCAACCGTTTCCGCGCTGCTGAGGGATTGGCTGTGATCTCCATCGTGCTGTACGGCGCGGCGTTCGTCTTGGGCGCCATTTTGCTGTTCTCCTGCCCTCTCTTCCGGTGGGTGTGCCTGGTTCTCAACATCCTTGGCATGCTCACCGTGGGCATCGTCTGGGTGGCCATGGTGTTGACCTACTACGTGGATGAGCATGAGAATTGCCCGGAGATGAAGCTCTTCTTCAACTATGGAGCCGGCTTCGCGCTCTTCGTGATCGCCTGGTGCCTGGACATCATCAACATCGTCTTCTTGATGATCCGGTGCGATGATCAGAGGGTTGATGCGAATGAGCATCCGGAGCTGTTGACACGGccgggaggggaggaggtgaagtGACGGGGGTGGCTGATGGCTGCGCGGGAGAGGGGATGGGGGTAAAGATGCGGACTCCCGTCGCTGCCTCTCGCCGgctcatctctctctcgctgccatctctcgcgtgtgtgcgctgcctcTGGGGTCTCTCTGCCCGCCCTCCATATGCCGGTGCCGTGCATGCGCGTGGCTGCTGGCGTGTCCGCCGCTGAGCGACACGCAGGATAATGTGCCCGGTGATTTATTCACGGCTTCCTCGCGTGTTCCTCGCCctttgcgcgtgcgcggagaCCTGCGCTGTGTAGTGGGCAACGCACGCCTGGCGCCGAAAAGTCCACCCatgtcccctccccctctgagcccctcgccctcgctgccgtctcGGAGTCGCCCCCATGACGCTCGCCCGGCGCACCGTTGGCGAGGTgagggagcggaggaggggcgggtgACCGAGGCGGACACGGTGGGCaagggcggggaggggggagaaacGGACGCCCTCGCATGGAGGACGGGAGGCGCCACGCCACATcggcccccctccacaccccGCAGTCGCGATGGCGCGTCTTTGTggtgtctctccctcgcgCCCCCTTTGGcccgcgtcgctgccgctcccccGCGCCCCTGGCACACCCGCGACGGGGAGAGACACCACAGCGGCACGAAGACGCACCTCGAGCACagtctccccctcccctgtattctacacgcgcacacgcgcatgctgTCGTTGCTTTCGGTTTTCGCTTCATTTAACGCTCGCATGCGTCTTGCGAGTTCTTTCGTTCtcgtgcctctctccctacACAGAGAAGTGGTGCgtggacgtgtgtgtgtgcgtgcccctCTGCCCTCTGTCcgctgtgtctctgtgccgctgccctgctcctcgccttccccgccctccctgcgcgcgtgcgtggggggACGAGGGCGGCTGATCGAGGAGGCGACGAAGTGGAGAGCAGCcacagcacggcagcgccgcgggaCACGCGGGGCgtgtgcaggaggagcggaggagaggcacggacacgcacTCTGGCAAGGGGGTAGTGATGCGGGGCTGCAGGGGAATACGCAGCGGACGAGTTGGTACGGGGGCGGAGCggaggcgaggcagcgctgcttctctgttcgcgctgcctgcgtgtgactcgagtctgtgtgcgtgtgcgccccCTGCGCCCCCTGCGGCCCTCGGccccctcgcctctcttgcGCGGTTCGCTTTGCTTGTTTCATTGCCTTGCCTGTCTATTGATACCGTTGAGTTGTCCAGGCTTCCGTGTGGAGATTGCTCACACCGTATTACGGCATGCGGCGGCTTGGGGCGaccgagagggaggggcatgGCATATGCCGGCAGAGTGCAGGGCCTCAGAGGGCCCtgggctgcggctggccaaccTCCTCGCTGAGCTCCTGCGGCATGCACCCAGGCCACCCGCCCCTGCTGCCTGcacgccgcaccaccgcctccgccctcgagcagggcTCTGAAGGTGGCCCTGTGGGATCATGGCATGCAGTGCACGCTGGCCCGTGTGGCGccgatcgcgcagcacgtgtgCGAGGAAGGGATGAGCGAGGGCAAGATGAGCCGGTAAGGCGCATGGCCCGATTCAACGGCAGGCAGTGCGTCCTTGGCGACGCAGATGTAGCCGTGGTGgaacagagaggggggtggccGGTGGCTGAATGCGTACATCTGTCGGCTTGCTTGTGGTCGAATGGGGCGTTAAGTTAACCACGGCCGCTCTCAGACACGCAAAACGTAAATAACCGCAACACAAAGAGGAGgagtacgcacacacacgatcTGCAGTTACTGCGTCACACGTtgtcctctctccctcgacCGCCCCCCCTCTGTCTCCGCTTGGGAGgtcagtgtgtgtgtgggtgtgttcCTCTTCGCTTTTCTGCTTGCTTTGTCTTTTATTTTTATGCTACGTCTTCCTGAGTGCCGTTCTGTTCGCTTCGCTTTCTCGTTCTCGAATTCGCTCTCCGACTCGCCGACATGAACAacgtcagcgccgccactaccgtcgccctcctccccgagAGGAAAGGTAGGGTGGCACCGAGCTCTTTGCTGCTGCCAAACGGTAGGGCTGCGCTCTGCGCGTGTCGGCGTGCATGCTCCGCACCTCTCTCCAaacatgtgcatgtgtgcatgtatgccTGTGGTTTGCCTTTGTTGGCCAGGGGAAGGGGTCGATGGGCGGGGTTTGTGCAGGGCAGAGGGGGACGGGCGGGGGCAGCTGGAATATGGAGCAGCAGTCGAGAGCATGAAACGAAggagagcggggggggggaagaatATACTTACCAGGAAGCCGGGCAAAagagaaggcagagagaaagcaTGGAAGCGGCAAAGTAGGGCGGGGTGGCGTGATGGAGTGCAcccccttctttttctccgAGAAATCAAAaatatagatatatatatatatagattGTAAGGAGGAAAATATTTATGAGCCACATGAACCGCTACAAAAACAGTGAACAGATAAATGTGGGCTTGGTGAAACGCTGTCGTAGCCGGGGActgcgcgtctctctctctgcatcGTTTTCTATTTTTTTCGGTGGGCGCGTGCGTACAGTATATTCGTATGTACACATGTATGTACATACATCATGGTGTtactgttttcttttttttttcctgtccACATTCATGTGGCTTTATcgacgtctctctctgttttttgttttctctctcgtggGTGTGGATGTCGTCCGCCTAGGCAGGCGAATGACAGACAGCGGTgcaacgaagaaaaaaaagagcgctGACAAGGGGACGAGCGACGCGGGCCAGGGGAGGCGTCGGGAAAAGGCGAACACCCTACGAAGAGGGAAAATGGGCAAACGTATGATACTttcacaccccctccccctcccccaacccTTCTCAACGAAGAGAAACTGCCAACAGACGCCCGCACAAGAGAAGGGGCCAAGTCAGAGACGATGCCGCTTGCAGACATGTGCGCCGGTCGCGGATGGAGAGAAAAGGATAGGGAGCGATaggatggagagggagggaaacCATCTAGCGAGGGAAGACGGAGGCGATCGGGCGGATGGAGGatttgtgcgtgtgtgtgtgtgtgtggcggggAAAACCGAGACAATAGGCgaggggcaggggaggtggtgcggaAAAGGAGCGGCCATCATGCTGCTCCGTTTCCCTGTGTGTTTGCTTCTTCTGTCTTCCTACCTCTTCCCCGCCCCTGTGCGCGTTGTCCCCAACTTCTCATCACGTCTGCTTTCGGTCGCGCCGCAGTGTTCGacacccctctcctttcACCTTTCCCTGAGTCCCATgtgctctctccctttccttctctctctatgtAGTGTTGCATTTTCGTTTGACGATGTGGAACACATACTCACGCCTCTGTGCACTGCCTTGATGcatgcccccctccccctgcctccaTCTCTCTAACCCTTTTCGTAtcttccttctcctctttctGCCCATGTGCGTATGTTTCTTGATGGCATGCTTTCACACGAATTTCTCCATCTACCGTTATACCTTGAACCTGCAcgcaccctctctcccctctcctcccctcccccctctctttgcCACGCACTCGTTCACTGCGCCATCCCACCACCTACGTATTGGGCGTCTCccagctctctctcccagctctccctctctcctcccgcctcccgcctcccccttcacgACTTTACGTTTCTTtgctgtgcgtgggtgtcttttctttttttgtctgCTTCTTATCACATCCACCGATCGAAGCACCTGCCTctgcccttcccctccctctctacGTTGACTGCGCCATTTCACGGTTCTCCTAGGCAGAGCCACTCACTCGTCCTTTGCATCAACAAACGCGCCACCCGCTTGCGTATGTACTCGAAAATGGACCGCCCTTGTTGCCGCGTCGGCTTTTCCATGTACTGCGTTCTACAGGTCATTGCCTTCATCTTCATTCTTGTGGGAACCCTGGTTGACCAATTCCGCGTACAGAACGTGAGTGTGCTCAGCAACAAACCGTGTCTGACGATATGGGGCTTCAAGGACAAGTGCGTCTCTCTCAGCTGGAGTGTCTCGACAAAGGACTGGTGGAAGGGCTGCCCTCAGCGCCTGAAGCGCTTCAATGCGGCGGAGGCTCTGAGCATTGCTGCTGTCCTCATCAGTGCTCTGGCGAGCCTCATTGGATTTTTCATGTTGTGctactgccgctgcctgcgcTGGTTTTGCCTGATTCTCAACATTCTGGCCACCGGCTGTGGCTGTGCCATCACTGCGCTCATGATCGACGCCTTCTACAACAACCATGAGGGAGGCCTTCAGCAGTACAACAACTCCTGCTACGCGCTCCGCCAGGAGGGCTCCGTCATTTATCCCCCGGCCATGACAGATGGCAATCCAGTGGCCACCAACTACAACTACGGTGCCGGCTTTGCCATTTACATTGCCGGCTGGGGCCTCTGCTTCATCAACATCCTTTTCCTGATGCTGCCGTACTAAAAGTACGTGACTCTCAgcttcccccctccgtccctccctcccgtcgGCGAAATGGGGTATGATTGTGCCCTTGCGCCACGATGATTTCGCACACAGCTGCTGTCTCGTCCCATGCGCGAGTGCGCTGCCTGCCAGGCACGCAAGTAGGATAAAAACAGAGGCTTCGAAGAcccctccaaaaaaaaagcgtcTGGGGAGACCGGCGGGATAGAGAAGATGGCACAGAGACATCAGAGCGTG
The window above is part of the Leishmania mexicana MHOM/GT/2001/U1103 complete genome, chromosome 33 genome. Proteins encoded here:
- a CDS encoding putative amastin-like surface protein, translating into MAYNINILIYVVLQFIAFVFVLVATPIDMFRGRNGLFLNFCLTLWGIKWGCSNTSYHLTSEEVWVNCSERRNRFRAAEGLAVISIVLYGAAFVLGAILLFSCPLFRWVCLVLNILGMLTVGIVWVAMVLTYYVDEHENCPEMKLFFNYGAGFALFVIAWCLDIINIVFLMIRCDDQRVDANEHPELLTRPGGEEVK
- a CDS encoding amastin-like protein; amino-acid sequence: MDRPCCRVGFSMYCVLQVIAFIFILVGTLVDQFRVQNVSVLSNKPCLTIWGFKDKCVSLSWSVSTKDWWKGCPQRLKRFNAAEALSIAAVLISALASLIGFFMLCYCRCLRWFCLILNILATGCGCAITALMIDAFYNNHEGGLQQYNNSCYALRQEGSVIYPPAMTDGNPVATNYNYGAGFAIYIAGWGLCFINILFLMLPY